The Limnochordia bacterium genome window below encodes:
- a CDS encoding DUF3796 domain-containing protein has product MSTRSQINWLGLLGLLGFMGFLRSYQGEPQYVFFAFFGFFSFFFVMPGKRISQSERIICKVNSVILSMFMLLLGVLLTLVILNNNLFHVQHISMKAVELAVALLFALVSILRAVLTYIYSKE; this is encoded by the coding sequence ATGTCAACAAGGTCACAAATTAATTGGCTTGGTTTGTTGGGGTTACTAGGTTTTATGGGTTTTTTGAGATCCTACCAAGGGGAACCTCAGTACGTGTTTTTTGCCTTCTTCGGTTTCTTTAGCTTCTTCTTCGTTATGCCTGGAAAGCGGATCAGCCAAAGTGAGCGGATCATATGCAAAGTGAACTCAGTTATTCTATCTATGTTCATGTTGTTGCTGGGAGTACTACTGACTTTGGTAATACTAAATAACAACCTCTTTCACGTTCAACATATCTCAATGAAAGCAGTGGAGCTGGCTGTTGCCCTCCTTTTTGCTTTGGTCTCTATACTTAGGGCAGTCCTGACTTACATCTACAGTAAAGAGTAA